From Acipenser ruthenus chromosome 2, fAciRut3.2 maternal haplotype, whole genome shotgun sequence, a single genomic window includes:
- the LOC117409597 gene encoding macrophage scavenger receptor types I and II-like has protein sequence MAKWKRSSEDTEQITFMDNTQDQLDDSEVSLFTDLGKDTAVEIRKKLNSMKIAIIALYVIVLCILAGTVYVTVQLYESQTSISDMEARGSVSKQIGENSVGERVWQDETNSDSLKVLAQNIQTLTDNVTLLEDSINSSLSLMEGKIQQLNMKSEQLTYIIEHNMNPLISQIKMNEQNLQDLSNRINIFEDDIRGVLDTVKSVNSSCMGDIFIHQQDIIQLNMAFLNVTMAARHLEEKQINMDANMKQEIDILNNVTEDLRLKDWEHSLALNNITKIQGPPGPRGQKGDMGDRGHNGYPGQPGLRGIAGLKGEKGQGLPGSPGNPGAAGPKGERGLPGLPGSQGSKGQKGEPGTAAPAGRPVSVRLVNGSTPNQGRVEVLHEGAWGTICDDRWDVLDGLVVCKMLGYSKVVKVFLHAAFGQGTGKILMDDVTCSGRETSIFDCRFPGWEKTNCKHNEDAGVSCSA, from the exons ATCTTGGAAAGGACACCGCTGTTGAGATTAGAAAAAAGCTGAATTCCATGAAAATTGCTATAATTGCACTCTATGTGATCGTTCTCTGCATCCTGGCAGGGACTGTCTATGTAacag TGCAACTGTATGAAAGTCAGACGAGCATTTCCGATATGGAGGCCAGAGGCAGTGTATCTAAACAAATTGGAGAAAATAGTGTTGGTGAAAGAGTCTGGCAGGATGAAACCAACTCTGACTCCCTGAAAGTACTTGCCCAGAATATTCAAACTCTAACTGACAACGTTACCCTCTTAGAGGACTCAATAAACAGTTCCTTATCTCTCATGGAGGGTAAAATCCAACAACTGAATATGAAGAGTGAACAGCTGACATATATAATAGAGCACAACATGAACCCTCTGATTTCTCAGataaaaatgaatgaacaaaatctTCAGGATTTATCAAATCGTATTAATATCTTTGAAGATGATATCCGTGGTGTTCTGGACACAGTAAAGTCTGTGAATAGCAGCTGTATGGGGGACATCTTCATTCACCAACAg GACATTATTCAACTGAATATGGCTTTTCTAAATGTGACCATGGCTGCAAGACACTTGGAAGAAAAACAGATAAATATGGATGCCAATATGAAACAAGaaatagacattttaaataatgtcactgAGGACCTGAGACTGAAGGACTGGGAGCATTCACTGGCTCTAAATAATATAACCAAAATTCAag GTCCTCCTGGTCCAAGAGGGCAGAAAGGGGACATGGGTGATAGAGGACATAATGGCTATCCAGGACAGCCAG GTTTGCGTGGTATTGCGGGACTCAAAGGGGAAAAGGGCCAAGGACTCCCTGGATCTCCTGGGAACCCAG gaGCTGCTGGTCCAAAAGGGGAGAGAG GTCTTCCTGGTCTTCCTGGATCACAAGGATCAAAGGGGCAGAAAGGGGAACCAG GCACAGCAGCACCTGCAG GGCGCCCAGTTTCTGTACGACTGGTAAATGGATCTACACCAAACCAAGGCAGAGTGGAAGTACTGCATGAAGGGGCATGGGGAACCATTTGTGATGATAGATGGGATGTCCTGGATGGGCTTGTTGTTTGTAAAATGCTTGGATACAGCAAAGTTGTTAAAGTTTTCTTACATGCTGCTTTTGGGCAAG GTACTGGGAAAATACTGATGGATGATGTTACATGTTCAGGACGAGAGACTTCGATTTTTGATTGTCGATTTCCAGGATGGGAAAAAACTAACTGCAAACATAATGAGGATGCTGGTGTGTCTTGCTCAGCCTAG